The DNA window ATAGTCGCCTTTACCGTGGATAATCGCGCCGGTGGTCACCATTTCGGTGTACAGCAGCGTATGGCGCGACAGTTGACGCAGGAAGTAACGGCAGTGTCTGTCGGTCCAGTCGAGCATCGGCGCGATGGAAAAACGGTGAGCAGCAAAAGCAGTGGGCGTTGATTCTGACATCATGGCGAATAAATAAGCATCCGGGTAAAAAGGGGCGCTACTATAGCATAAAGATAAACCACTGGCGCATCGCGCCAGCGTTCACATTCTCTATCCGGTAAGAAGCGCTATTTTCTCCGCGGCTTACCGTCGTGCGGGCCAAAAAACTGCGGTGGATGATCGACCCAGCGATCCTGGCGCGTGGCGGCATAGCCGGGGTTAAGCGGATAGTAAATGCGATTATATTTTTTGTTCGCCTCCCCCACCACTAACAGGCGAACTTCCTGTTCGGTGTTGTTAAGGAAAGTGTGGCAAACGCCGGTTCCGGCAGGAAAACCGACGCTATCCCCCGGCTCCAGCTTCCAGAGATAGCCGTTGATCCACACTTCAGGATAACCATCCAACACGTAGATAAATTCTTCTTCATCGCTTTCCGCATGCGGATAAGAGGTACGACGCCCGGGCAGCAAGCGCTCGTGATGAATCCCTAAGCGGTTCAGGCGCAGGCCGCGCGCCAACGGTGCGCCAATAGAGAAAAGCTCCGTACTGTCGGGATAGGTGGAATCGTCCGCACCTTCCAGTTCGCGCCAATGTCGAATGCAATCAGGTCGTTTCATCGTTTTCTCCCGAAAATGAGATGCATCATGTATAGCATACCTGGTGGGTCTCGGTGTTTTACTGGGATCGTGATAAAGTAACAGCTTCGAATTCACGCAACCAGAGGACGCTCATGGATAAGACCACTTCGCAACAAATGTTAGCGCATGCTGAAAAGCTCTGCGCGCAGCGTGGCGTGCGCCTGACCCCGCAGCGCCTTGAAGTGTTGCGTCTAATGAGCCTGCAAAAAGGGGCTATTAGCGCCTATGACCTGCTCGATCTGCTGCGCGAAAAAGAACCTCAGGCTAAGCCGCCGACGGTTTATCGGGCGCTGGAGTTTCTGCTGGAGCAAGGGTTCGTGCATAAGGTGGAGTCCACCAATAGCTACGTGCTGTGCCATCTTTTCGATCAACCAACCCACAGCTCGGCGATGTTTATCTGCGACCGTTGCGGCAGCGTCAAAGAAGAGTGCGCGGAAGGTGTAGAAGATATTATGCATACGCTGGCGGCAAGAATGGGTTTTGCCCTGCGTCACAATGTGATTGAAGCTCACGGCCTGTGCGCCGCCTGTGTGGAGGTGGAAGCGTGCAGTACGCCAGGGCACTGCCATCATGACCACACCATCCTGATCAAAAAGAAAGCCCGCTGAGGCGTTAGCCGCAGCGGGAATCAAGGGTGTATACCCGTCATACTTCAAGTTGCATGTGCGTTGGCTTTGTTACTCGGCTCATCCATGAGCCTCGCCCTTCAGGCCGCCGGGATACGGCGTTCAAATCTGTTCCAGACAGATTTGTCGCTCGCCCCAGTCACTTACTGGAGTCAGCTCCTGGGGATTCTCTGCGTTGCCGCCTTCCTGCAACTCAAATTATTTAGGGTATAAATCGTTAGGACAGGCAATAATAAGGGGATTAAAACACGACGTTTTCGCTACCAGCGATAATCGTTTTTAGTTTCCCAATCCTTCACTTCTTTCTCGGCCTGATCTTTGGCGTATCCATAGCGTTCCTGAATTCTGCCAACCAGCTGGTCGCGCTTACCCTCGATGACGGTCATATCATCGTCGGTAAGTTTGCCCCATTGTTCTTTCGCTTTACCTTTCAGCTGTTTCCAGTTACCGCCGATTTCATCTTTATTCATCATGTCATCCTCATCGTTCGGTGATCGTTCGGTGAATGAACAGCCCGCAGTGTGCCGGACATGACTTAACTATAGATGAGTATTCTGAGTAAGATTTATTATTCGGAATCTTTAACCATCATATGAACAATGTACGCTATGAAAACCAGGTGTCGCGCTGCCAGTGACGCCGCCAGACGATTGCCAGTGAAGCCCCGCGCAGGGCAAGAAACACCGCCAGCGCCAACCATAGACCATGATTACCAAGAACCGGTACCGTCAGCAGCGTCAGGGCGAATCCCGCCGCCGCTACCGCCATGCTGTTACGCATCTCTGCCCCGCGCGTTGCGCCGATAAACATGCCATCCAACAGGTAGCACCAGACGCCAATGACCGGCAGTATTGTCTGCCAGATGAGATAGTGGTCGGCGAGTTGCTGCAGAGAAGGGAGCGATGTTAGCAAGGCGATAATCTGCTCGCCAGCAAGGCTGTAAATCAGCGCAAACGCCAGCGCTACCATGCCTGACTGACGGCAGGCCGCACGCCATACCTCAAGCAGTTGGCTGCCGTCGCGGGCACCGTAAGCCTGCCCGGAGTGCGCCTCCACGGCGTAGGCAAAACCATCCAGCGCGTAGGCGGTAAAGGTGAGCATGGTCATCAGCACCGCATTGACCGCTACAACGTCAGCGCCAAGGCGGGCGCCATATACCGTCATCGCCCCAAAACACAGTTGTAGCAGCAGCGAGCGCAGCATAATGTCGCGGTTCAGCGCCAGAAGACGGCGCACATCGCCGCGCCACGCGGTTTTCAGCATCGATAGCGAAACGCCCCGCAGTACCAGCACGCGTTTCGCCATAACGAGTCCAATGAAAAAGGTGGCGTATTCTGCTGTTACGGTCGCCAGGGCCGCGCCCTGCACGTTCATATGCAGGCCCATTACCAGCCATAAATCGAGCACGATGTTGAGTACATTACCGACGACCAGCAGGATCACTGGTGCGCGGGCATACTGCACGCCCAACAGCCAGCCCAGCAGCACCAGATTCGCCAGGGATGCCGGAGCGCTCAGCCAACGAATCTCGAGGAAACGGCGGGCCTGTTCAAGCACCGCATCACTGCCGCCGACGATGTGCAGCGCCAGATTAATTAACGGCATTCTGAATAGGACGATGGCTATCCCGGCAGCCAGTGCCAGCCCCAGCGGCTGCACCAGCGCACGCGCCAGCCGTTGGGGATCTTTCGCGCCGAATGCCTGGGCCGTCAGACCAGTAGTACTCATGCGCAAAAACAGGAGCAGCATGAAGAGAAAGCTGGTCGCCATTGCGCCAACCGCAACGCCGCCCAGATAAACCGGGCTATCAAGATGACCGATAACAGCGGTATCCACCAGCCCCAGCAAAGGAACGGTGATATTAGAGAAAATCATGGGCAGCGCTAAGCGCCACAGGGCTTTATCGGCGGCGTTAAAAAGCATGGGGAAGAGCCCAAATGAAGAAGTAAGACAGCGCAGCATCATGTATCAGATGATGCTGCGAGATGAAGAGGTTACTGCCAGTTGCCGTTGCGGATAACGCCGACAGCCAGGCCTTCAATAGTGAAACTTTGCTGGCGTAAATCCACCACGATTGGGGTAAATTCGCTATTTTCAGGCAGCAGTTCGACGACGTTACCCTGTTTTTTCAGACGCTTCACGGTAACTTCATCGTCAATGCGGGCCACAACAACCTGGCCATTGCGCACATCCTGAGTTTTATGTACCGCAAGCAGGTCGCCATCCAGTATACCGATGTCTTTCATGGACATTCCGCTTACGCGCAGCAGAAAATCGGCATTCGGCTTAAACATTGCCGGATCGACCTGGTAGTGGCCTTCGATGTGCTGCT is part of the Klebsiella huaxiensis genome and encodes:
- the dinF gene encoding MATE family efflux transporter DinF, producing MLFNAADKALWRLALPMIFSNITVPLLGLVDTAVIGHLDSPVYLGGVAVGAMATSFLFMLLLFLRMSTTGLTAQAFGAKDPQRLARALVQPLGLALAAGIAIVLFRMPLINLALHIVGGSDAVLEQARRFLEIRWLSAPASLANLVLLGWLLGVQYARAPVILLVVGNVLNIVLDLWLVMGLHMNVQGAALATVTAEYATFFIGLVMAKRVLVLRGVSLSMLKTAWRGDVRRLLALNRDIMLRSLLLQLCFGAMTVYGARLGADVVAVNAVLMTMLTFTAYALDGFAYAVEAHSGQAYGARDGSQLLEVWRAACRQSGMVALAFALIYSLAGEQIIALLTSLPSLQQLADHYLIWQTILPVIGVWCYLLDGMFIGATRGAEMRNSMAVAAAGFALTLLTVPVLGNHGLWLALAVFLALRGASLAIVWRRHWQRDTWFS
- a CDS encoding CsbD family protein yields the protein MNKDEIGGNWKQLKGKAKEQWGKLTDDDMTVIEGKRDQLVGRIQERYGYAKDQAEKEVKDWETKNDYRW
- the lexA gene encoding transcriptional repressor LexA: MKALTTRQREVFDLIRDHISQTGMPPTRAEIAQRLGFRSPNAAEEHLKALARKGAIEIVSGASRGIRLLTEEESGLPLVGRVAAGEPLLAQQHIEGHYQVDPAMFKPNADFLLRVSGMSMKDIGILDGDLLAVHKTQDVRNGQVVVARIDDEVTVKRLKKQGNVVELLPENSEFTPIVVDLRQQSFTIEGLAVGVIRNGNWQ
- the zur gene encoding zinc uptake transcriptional repressor Zur; its protein translation is MDKTTSQQMLAHAEKLCAQRGVRLTPQRLEVLRLMSLQKGAISAYDLLDLLREKEPQAKPPTVYRALEFLLEQGFVHKVESTNSYVLCHLFDQPTHSSAMFICDRCGSVKEECAEGVEDIMHTLAARMGFALRHNVIEAHGLCAACVEVEACSTPGHCHHDHTILIKKKAR
- a CDS encoding cupin domain-containing protein; protein product: MKRPDCIRHWRELEGADDSTYPDSTELFSIGAPLARGLRLNRLGIHHERLLPGRRTSYPHAESDEEEFIYVLDGYPEVWINGYLWKLEPGDSVGFPAGTGVCHTFLNNTEQEVRLLVVGEANKKYNRIYYPLNPGYAATRQDRWVDHPPQFFGPHDGKPRRK